The following nucleotide sequence is from Thermoleophilia bacterium.
CTACGCGATCATCCGCGTCGGCGGCCAGCAGTTCAAAGTGAGCACCGGCGACACTATCGTCGTCGACCGCGTCGACGCGGAAGAGGGTGCGAGCGTCACCTACGAGACCCTGGCGGTCCGTACGGGCACCGGCGACTACGAGGGCGCGGCCCAGGGCACGGTCACCGCGACCGTCGCCGGCCATCTCCTCGGCGAGAAGATCAAGGTCTTCACGTACAAGCCCAAGTCGACGTTCAAGAAGACCAAGGGTCATCGTAGTCGTCTCAGTAAGCTGAAGATCGATACGATCGCCATCGCCGAAAGCAAGGAGGCGTAACGTGGCGCATAAGAAGGGAGCGGGTACCAGCCGCAACGGTCGCGACTCCGCCGCGCAGCGTCTCGGCGTTAAGGCGTTCGCCGGCCAGGTCGTCCCGGCTGGCTCCATTATCGTCCGTCAGCGTGGCACAAGGTTCCGTCCCGGCGAGAACGCTGGTATGGGCACCGATCACACCATCTTCGCCAAGGTCGCGGGGCGTATCGCGTTCACCGAGAAGGCGGCCGGACGCTTCATCTCCGTCATTCCCGAGGCATGATCGTCGCCGGCGTTCGCCGGCGGCCGTAACACTGTGCTCGATCGGGCCAGCATCTGCGTGCGCGGTGGCCGTGGCGGCAACGGCAGCGTCAGCTTCCGGCGCGAGAAGTACGTACCTAAGGGCGGACCAGACGGTGGCGACGGCGCGCCCGGTGGTGACGTCGTCGTGGTGGCGACGCGACAGCTGCACGACCTCAGTCACTTTCGCCACAAGCACCACTATCGCGCTGCGGCGGGAGGTCACGGTCGCGGCGCCAACAGGCGCGGCGCCGATGGCCCGGAGCTGCTCGTCGAGGTCCCGGTAGGCACTGAGGTGCGCGACGCCGAGGGCGAGCTCCTCGGTGACCTCGTGCTCGAGGGCCAACGTCTGGTGGTGGCCCGCGGCGGCGAAGGCGGCCGCGGTAACGTCTGCTTCAAGAGCTCGACGCGTCAGGCGCCGAGGTTCGCCGAGAAAGGGCTGGACGGCGAGGAGCGCTGGCTGACGCTGACGCTCAAGCTCCTCGCCGACGTCGGTCTCGTTGGCTTGCCGAACGCGGGTAAGTCGTCGCTGCTGGCGGCGCTCACCCGGGCACATCCCAAGATCGCCGCTTATCCGTTTACCACCATCGAGCCCAATCTCGGCGTGATTCGCCTGGACGACGGTGACGTCGTGCTCGCCGACATCCCCGGGCTTATCGAAGGCGCCAGCGAGGGGGCCGGGCTAGGACACCGCTTTCTGGCGCACATCGAACGCACCGCCATCCTCGTCTACGTCGTCGACGGGAGTCAGGAACCGCCCGCATGGCAACGGGATCTCGATGTGGTGCGGCGTGAGTTGGCGGCGTTCCGTGCCGAACTGCCACTGCGGCCGTCGCTCGTGGTCGTCAACAAGAGCGATCTCCTCGACGAGGCCGGCCGTGAGGCTGCGAAGGCCTTTGTGAGCGGCCTCGGCTGGGCGACGAACGGGCTGGTGCTGTCGGCGTCCACCGGTGACGGCTGTGAAGAACTCGGCAGTGCACTGACCGTCATGATGGGTCAGGTACGGGTGCAGGAGGCGGCTCAGGCCGCTGCCTCAGCAGCCGCCCAGGCCGCCGTCCTTCGTCCCGGCGAGGAGCGTTTGGAGAGCTTCACCGTCGCTCGTGCGGGCGATGGGTTCGTCGTCCACGGTGCTCAGCTCGAACGTCTCTTCGCCAAGGCGGACCTCGACAATGAAGACGCGGTGCGTTATCTGCAACAGATCGTCGAGCGCGCCGGCCTCAACGCGGCGTTGCGTCGGGCCGGCGCGCAGCCGGGCGATACGGTCGTAGTGGGCGATCAGGAGTTCGAGTTCTCCTGAGTCGCGGCCTCTTGAGCGTCGCGCAGACGCACGCTGAACTCGCTGCCCTCGCCGGGTTTGCTCGTCACCTTCACGCTGCCGCCCATCGTCTCCACGAGTTCTTTGACGAGCGCCAGGCCGAGACCGCTGCCGATCTGCGGGTCGCCGTACTTGCCGTGCAGGTAGAAGCGCTCGAAGGCGTGGGCGACATCGTCGGCGGCGAGCCCTGGCCCCGTATCGGCAACCTCAAGCAGTCCAGGGCGAGCGCTGACCACAACCCTCCCGTTCGGCGGCGTCACGCGCAAGGCGTTCTCCACGAGGTTCGAGGCGACTTGCAGCAGGCGGCCGGCGTCGCCGCGTGCCGGGGCCGTCTCTGGTGCGTCGACGGCGAGCGTGACGCCGCGCTCGGCCGCGAGGTGCCGGCAGCGCCGCGCGACCTCCCTTGCCGTCTCGGCGAGATCGACCGTCTCGTCGCGCGTCGCGAACTCGGCACGGCCGATGCGTGCCAGGTCAAGCAGATCGCCGACGAGGTGCCGCAGGCGCGCGGACTCTTCGCTCAGCGCCTCGGCTGCCCGCTTCGGCTCAACCGCCTCATCAGCCAGAAGCTCAGCGTAGCCCTCTATCGCCGTCAGCGGCGTCTTCAGTTCGTGACTCACGGAGAGCAGGAACTCACGTTCGGCGTCTTGGGCGCGGCGCAGCCTTGTCGCCATCTCGTTGAAGGATCTGGCGAGGATGGAGAGTTCGCGTGGCGCCTTGGTCGGGATGGTCATCGGTGTCCCGCCGTCGGCGAGCACGACGCTGGCCTGCGCGACCTGCTGTACGGGCTTGACGATGCGCCGGTTGAGGTACCAGGCGGCGACGGCGGCGAGGGGGGAGAGGATCAGGGCGGTGACGGCGGCCATGAGCAAGTAGCCGAGGGCGACCCAATACCAATGCTCGACGCTGAAGGCGTAGAAGGTCACTTCGTCGGCCGAGGTGCGCCAGGCGACGACATCGTTGCGCCCGCCGAAGGCCTCGGTCCGCGTCACCAGCCAGCCTTGTGTTCGTAGCGTGGCGATGTCGGCCGCCGACAGATCGCTTCGGGAGCTCGGCGAGCTCTCCAGGTCAAGGCTGAGCGTCCCGCCGCTGCTGGACGACTGGAAGCTCCTCCAGCCGGCGGCCCGGCGCAGCCCGTCGCGGATCGCCGCGTAGGCCTCGTCGTCGATCCAGGTAGCACCACTCACTCGCGCCTGATCGACCGCCAGCATGCCCTGCGCCACGGGCCACTCACTGTCGCGTTGGTTGCGATCGGAGAGGAACTGGAAGCCGAGTGCCAGCGCCACCAGGGTGATGAGGAGGGTGCGAAAGAGCGTCGTTCTGAGTGTCGGGCGATCAGGGCCGTCACCGTCGTAGCCCTTGCGAAGTCGGTGTGAAGAGCCGACAAGCTTGGCGAGAAGGAACACGAGGAGGACCGCTCCGACAACGAAGAGGATTGCTGCCAACCAGACTCGCATGGTCACTCCTTCCCGATGCGATAGCCGGCGCCGCGCACGGTCTCGATGAGCGCGGGGCGCGCGAGCTTGGCGCGGACTTGGGCGACGTGCTGGTCGACGGTGCGTGTACCGCCGGGGAACTCGAGTCCCCAGACGCGATCGAGCAGCGTCTCCCGGCTCGCCAGTAGGCCGGCGTTCTCCATCAGATAGGCGAGGAGCTCGAACTCGGTCGCCGTGAGGGCAACCGAGGTACCGGCGACCGTGACATCGTGTCGATCGCGGCTTAGCACGACGTCACCGCTGCGCAGTTCGGAGGTCGTGGGCGGTGGGGCGGTGGTACGGCGCAGCACCGCCTTCACGCGCGCCGCCAACTCCCGCGGACTGAACGGCTTGGCGACATAGTCGTCGGCGCCCAGCTCCAGGCCGCTGACGCGGTCTGCCTCCTCGTCGCGCGCCGTCACCATGATGACCGGGAGAGAAGAGGTGCGGCGGATGCGGGCGCACACTTCGAGGCCGTCCATGCCCGGCAGGCCGATGTCGAGGATCACGAGTTTGATCGGGTGCCGCGTGAGCTCGGCAAGGCCGTCTTCGCCGGTGCGCACGCCGACAACTCGATGCCCGTCGCGTTCCAGAGCGATGCGGATGACCTCGGCGATGCGCCGTTCGTCCTCGATGACGAGCACTGTTGCCATGTCTTCTCCGTTCGTCCGCTGCTACCTTGATCGTACCAATGGAGGGAGTCTGCGCGGCCGCCGTCTGAACCGCGTCACTACGTTGTCAGGAACGTGTCAGACGTCGCCAAACAGGGCGAGTGTCGGCACTGCGAGTCGTGACCTCTTTGCTACAATCGCTGCGTGAAGACCATCGTCGTTAAAGTCGGCTCCAGCACCGTCGCCGACGACAATCTCCGCATCCGTCGCCGCCTCCTCTCTGGCTTGGCCGCCGACGTGTCCGACTTGGTGCATGGGGGCGATCGCGTGGTGCTCGTCTCGAGCGGAGCGATCGCCTGTGGGCAGCACGTTCTGGGAGTCAGCGAACGTCCGCGAGAGATCCCGGCGCTGCAGGCGGCCTCGGCCGTGGGGCAGGGCCGCCTCTTCGCCCACTACGAACGGCTCTTCGCCGATCACGAGCTCACCGCCGCGCAGATTCTTCTGACGAGCGAGGACTTCTCTCGTCGCTCGAGCTATATCAACGCTCGCAATACGCTGCGTCGCTTGCTCACGTGGGGCGTGGTGCCGATTGTGAACGAGAACGACACCACGGCGACCGATGAGATTCGCTTCGGCGACAACGACGTCCTCGCCGCGCTCGTGGCGATGATGCTGCGCGCGGACACTCTGCTCTTGCTCACCGATCAGGATGGCCTGTACACGAGCGACCCTCGCGTCGACAAGGAGGCGCGACTGGTGGAGTGCATCGAGCGCGCGGAGGATCTGGTCGCCTTCCAAGTCAGCGAGGCGACGCGCCGTGGCGCTGGAGGGATGCGCGGCAAGGTCGCCGCCGCGCTCATGGCTGCCGCGGCCAACGTGCGTACGGTGATCTCGAACGGCTCGCGTCCTGGGGTCATCGGCGATGTGGCGCGCGGCGAGTGCCTGGGCACGACGGTGGTCGCGCGCTCGTCCGGAGCCTCCGCATTCAAGCTGTGGCTGCGCTACGCGAAGCCTGTGCGTGGTAAGCTTGGCATCGATGCCGGTGCGGCGCGTGCGCTCTCCCGGGGTGGGGGGAGTCTGTTGCCCGTAGGTATCACGGCTGTCCAAGGGGGGTTCGTGGCCGGCGATGCCGTCGCGATCGTCGGCGACGACGGCAGAGAAGTCGCCCGCGGCATCACGACCATGAGTGCACGTGATGTGCGCCGCGTTTGTGGCATGCGCAGCGATGAGGTCCGTGCGCTCAATCCCCTTCTCGGCGACGAAGTCGTACACAGAGACAGCCTGGTGCTCGTCGACGAGGAGGGCGTGTGAACGTCGAACAGATCTGTGTTGCGGCGCGGGACGCGTCGCATGTGCTGGCCACGCTGTCGCGTGCTCGCAAGGACGCAGCGCTGACCGAGATCGCCGACGCGATCACGAGACGTTCTGCCGAGATTCTCACCGAGAATCGCGAAGATGTTCGTCTCGGACGCGAGGCACGGCTGCCCGACGCGATGATCGATCGCCTTCTTCTGGATGAAGACAGACTGGCCGATGTTGCCGCGAGCGTGCGCGAGTTGGTTGCTCTTCCCGATCCGGTGGGTCAGATCATCGAAGGGTGGCGGCTGTCGAACGGCATCGAGTTGCGCCGCGTGCGCGTGCCGTTGGGCGTCGTCGCGGTCGTCTATGAGGCGCGGCCAAACGTCACCGTCGATGCCGCCTGTCTCTGCCTGAAGACCGGCAATGCGGTCATCTTGCGTGGAGGATCGGCCGCCAAGCACACCAATCGAATCCTCGCCGAGGTAGTGCAGGGGGCGATCATCGAGGCTGGGCTTCCGCGTGAGGTCGTCTCGTATCTCACGCCGGACCGGCGCGAGCTCCAGGAGTTGCTGCAGCAGCGTGACTATGTCGATCTCATCATTCCGCGCGGCGGTGAGCAGCTCAAGGACTTCCTGCTCGAGCACAGCCGCGTGCCCGTCGTGTACGCGGCCGGCGGCAACTGCCACGTGTACGTCGACGCAGCCGCGGACCTTGAGAAGGCCGTGCGCATCATCGTCAATGCGAAGTGCCAACGGCCGGGAGTCTGCAACGCCGCCGAGACGCTGTTGGTGCACGAGGCGGTGGCGGCCGAGTTCCTGCCGCGTGCTCTGGACGAGCTCAAGCGTCGCGGTGTCGAGCTGATCGTCGACGAAGCCACGGCGGCCATCGTCGACGATCCGGAGTTCAAGCGGGCCACTGTCGCCGACTACGAGACCGAGTTCCTGGCATTGAAGCTCGCGGTGCGTGTTGTCGCTTCTCTCGACGACGCGATTGCTCACATCACACGCTACGGCACACGCCACTCGGAGGCGATCGTCACCAACGATGTCGGCACTGCCAACCGATTCACCGCCGAGGTCGATGCCGCCTGCGTCTATGTGAACGCCTCGACACGCTTCACCGATGGTGGCCAGTTCGGTCTCGGTGCCGAGATGGGAATCTCGACGCAGAAGCTTCACGTCCGCGGGCCCATCGCGCTCGACGAGCTCACCTGCGTCAAGTACGTGCTGTGGGGCGATGGGCAGGTGCGGGGCTAGCATCTTGCCGGTGGCGTGTCCGCGTCTAGGGGTGCTCGGCGGGAGCTTCGATCCGCCGCACCTCGGGCACTTGGTCATCGCTTCCGAGGCGCATGCTCGTCTCGGGCTCGAGCGCGTGCTCTTCGCGCCGGCGGCGGCGCCGCCACACAAAGATCGTTGCGAGCAGTCGTCACCCGCGACGCGGATGGCGATGACGCGGCTCGCGATTGCCGACGACGATCGTTTCGCGCTCTGTGACGTGGAGCTCGAGCTCGGGCTCGCCTATACCCGTGATGTCCTGGCCGAGTTGGCGTTCCGCCATCCCGAGCACGAACTCGTCTTCATCATGGGCTCTGACTCCCTGCTCCAGTTCGATTCGTGGCGCGATCCGCGCGGCATTCTCGCGCTCTGCCGTCTTGCGGTGGCGACGCGACCAGGGGATGACGCCACGGCGATCGCCGCCGCTGTTGCGCGTTGGGGAGGCGCCGCCATCGATCTCATCGCGGCGCCACTCATCGGCATCTCATCCACGGAGGTGCGCGCTCGGGTCGCTGCAGGTCTCCCGATTCGCTATCTTGTGCGACCTGCCGTCGAAGAGCTCATTCGCGCGCGAGGGCTGTATCGCGCATGATCGATCGCATCGCCGCTGAGGAGCTGATAGGGCAACGCCTGTCGCCGCGTCGTCGCGAGCATTCACGCCGTGTGGCGGACACGGCGGCGGCGCTCGCGCGCGACTGGGGCGCGTCGCCGGCCGCCGCGTACCTCGCCGGCGTCCTTCACGATCTCTGGCGCGAGGCGTCGGCCACGGAGATCCTCGAGGCCGCGGTGCGTTACGGAATTCCGGTGGGGCCGATCGAGGCGCGGCGCCCCGTGGGCCTCCTCCATGGTCCTGTCGCAGCCGCAGAGCTCCGTGGCGCCGGTCTCGATGATGAGGTCGCCTCCGCCATCGCGCTGCACACTGTCGGCGGCAGAGGCATGAATGTGCTTGAGAAGTGCGTGTATCTCGCCGATCTTTGTGAACCAGGACGCACGTTCGATGGCCTCGACGAGATACGCGCTCTCGCGGGTGTTTCGCTGGATGCCGCCGTCGCGGCGGCGGCTCGCCTGACCATCCTCATGCTGCTTGAGCGCGGCCGTCCAGTTGTGCCTGCAGCCGTGGAGCTATACAACGAGCATTATGTCGACTCCTGACGATCCCAAAGCTTGGCACGATGATGCCCGGCCCGACGGTGGCGCCGGCGACGATGCGTCGCAAATCGACGATCTGCTCGACGATGTACTGCGGGAAGCCGATTTGCCGCCCGTGGCGGAAGACGATGAGGATCGCGATGACGAGTCTCCGTCTGTTGACGTCGCAGCCGGCGACGTGTCGCGGCGGCGACGGGTGCCGAACCTAAAGGCGCCACCTGGCATGCGCAGCGATCGACTTCGGCGTCGCAAGCGGAGCACGACAGAACGCCGCCAGGTCTACATACTCTACGTGCTGGCGGCGGCAGTCGCCTTCGCCGCCGTGCTCGGCGCGTGGTGGCTGGGCTCCCGCCTATTCCACGACAGCGAGATAGAACGTGCTGCCGGCCACCTCACGCTTCTCACTCTTACGGAATCCGACAAGCCCGTCGCGGCGGCGCTCATGGTCAAGAGCTCGACGTCGGGTCAGTACACGCTCTACGTCATCCCGCGTGAGCTGCTCCTGCAAGGACCGAACGGCGAGTACATCTTCGCCGAGGACTCCATGGCAACGGGAAACATACAGGAAGACGTCGAACGAGCCATCGGCGTGCCGGTGGACGGCGCCTACTCGCTGGCGCTTGACTCACTGCAGAAGTTGGCGGCCACGGACGTGTTGCAGGTCAATCTCATACGGCCCGTGACGGTGATCCGTAACGGTACGCAACGGACGTACGACGATCGCATGGTGATCGTCGCCGACGAGATCCCCGAGCTCTTTGAGACGTCAGGGAGCGGCGGCTACGACAGCACCACCATTCAAGAGGGCCTCTGGGGTGCAGTTGCGGCCGCTGCGGCGGCTCGTCCGGCTGAGGAACGCGCTCTCGACATCACGGCTCTCAGCAGCGCAGCTCAGGGGTCTACCGATCGTTGGTACCTCACCGACGCGCTTACTGGCCTCACGGCTGGTGAGGCAACGGTCGTGCGCTTCCCCTCGCGCTCGCGTGTTGCCGAGGGTCAGTTCGCGTTTCTCCCGGACGCCGAGGGCGTCATGGCCGACATTCGCCGTCAGGGCACCGTCTTCAGCTCGCAGTTCAACGTGATTGTACGCAACGGCACCGGAGAAGTCGGGATCGGTGAGGCGGTTGTCGAGCGTCTGGCGTCCCTGAACGTGAACCTTCCGGCGCCCACAAACGCCGATCGGTTCGACTACAAGAAGACACGGATCATGGCCGGCAGTGGGGCACTCACGGTGGCCGAGGACGTCCGTGCTATACTGCGGCGCGGCGCCGTGTTGAATGGCGCCGACGTGCCGGCGAACACCGTGATTGTGGTGGTCGGCGGCGACCTCAGTCTCGACGATCTCCAATCAGAGGACGACCAGTAGCATCCGACGCTGAGATCAAGAAAGGCCGCGAACTCGCAGCTGCCGTCGCGGCGCTTGCTGCCAACAAGAAGGCGGACGATATCGTCGTGCTCGACATGAGTCACGCGGTCAACTACACCGACTTCTTCGTGATCGTCAGCGGCGCGAATCCGCGACAGACGCGCGCCATCGCCGAGGAGATCGTGGTCAAGCTCAGGCCTCAGCATCGGCCGACGCGGGTGGCCGGCGAGCGCGAGGGTGAATGGATCCTTCTCGACTACCTCGACGTCGTCGTGCATGTGTTCACGCCGGCGGCGCGCGACTTCTACCGGTTGGAGACGCTCTGGGGTGACGTGCCTCGCGTCGAGGTCGCAATTCCCGTTTGAGGGGCGGCGGCCGTCGTGGGCCGCCCTGTAGTCTCACCGCCGCCACTGCGCCGCGCTCCCGGAACATTGACCGCGGTGATACCCGATCGTAGAATACGAACATATGTTCGCTACAGATCGATCCATCTTGCATCTCGATATGGACGCCTTCTTTGCCTCGGTCGAACAGGCGCGGCGTCCCGAGCTGCGCGGCTTGCCGGTTATCGTCGGGGGTGAGCGTGGAGCTCGGGGGGTGGTATCGGCGTCTTCGTACGAAGCGCGTGCCTTCGGTGTGCACAGTGCCATGCCGATGGTTCAAGCCGATCGTCTCTGCCCGCACGGGGTGTTTCTGCCGGTCGACATGAAGGCGTACCTCGCTGTGCACGACGCCATCGTCGAGCTTCTGGGTATGTACACCGATCTCGTCGAGGTCGCCTCTATCGACGAGGCGTACCTCGACGTCACCGGCAGCCGGCGGTTGTTCGGACCACCGCGTACCATCGCCTTGCGCATTCAAGAGCAGATCTACGACGCCCATGGCCTCACTTGTTCCATCGGCTTAGGACCCACCAAGCTCTTGGCGAAGCTCGCCGCCGGCCTCAACAAGCCGGCTGGTGTCGGCGAGCTCACGGCAGCCGACGTCCACGGCCGCTTGCGCGATCTGCCGGTGGGTGAAGTCTGTGGCATTGGCCCCGTCACCCAAGAACGTCTTGCGGCGCTCGGTCTCACCACCGTCGGCATGCTGCAAGATATGCCGTTCCCGCTTCTCGCTGCCGCCTTCGGGAGCGGCGCTCACGGTCTGCGTCAGCTTGCCTTGGGGCGGGGGTTCTCGCCGGTGCGTAGCCAGCGGCCGTTGCCCAAGTCGGTGAGCCACGAGACAACCTTTCGCGACGACGTCAACGACCTTGAGCTTCTGCGCGCGACGCTTCTCTCGCTCACCGAGCGTGTCGCCGCCGACCTTCGGCGCAAACGGCTGGCAGCGCGCACGGTCGCGCTGAAAGTCCGCTTCAGCACCTTTCATACCGTGGGACGCCGCCGAACCTTGTTGCGTTCAACGGCGGCGCCCCGATCGTTACATGAGACCGCCATGGTTCTGCTCGACGAGCTCAATATCGGGGCTCATCGGGTGCGTCTTGTCGGCATCAGCGTCGGTAATCTTTCGCACGACGCATTCCAGCTCACGCTCGACGACAGCTGGCGCGAGGCGGCTCTTAATGAGGCCGTGGACCAAGTGCGTTCGCGGTACGGATTCAAAGCGCTTGCTCTTGCCGGGGGGGCGCTGGCACGCGATCGCCTCCGGCAGACAGACGCCGCCGCTGCTGCGGAGTTAGGCGTGGAGCCCCTGTGCTAAAATCCAACTTTCCGAACGGATGCGGACGGCGCACGCGTGCACGCGCGTCGGCAGCCTGCGAGTACACCACACGAGGAGAGCCCGGATGAACGACCCAGGCAAGATCAGGAATATTGCGATCGTCGGCCATCGTGGTACCGGCAAGACTTCTCTGCTCGAGGGACTGCTGCACAAGGCCGGCGTTGTGAATCGCCTGGGCCGCGTGGTCGACGGCACCACCGTCTCCGACTACGACGAAGACGAGAAGCGCCGGCAACTCAGCATGTCGGCCGGTCTCGCTCACCTCGAGCACGACGGCCTCACATTCAACCTGATCGACACACCTGGCGACTCATCCTTCCTGGCCGACACGATCGCTTCCCTGCGTGTCGTCGAGACGGCGCTCGTCGCCGTCAACACGGTGCTCGGCGTCGAGGTCCAGACCGAGCGTCTCTGGAACCGCGCCGCCGACCTTGGTCGAGCGCGCATCCTGTTCTGCAACATGCTGGATCGTGAGAGGGCCGACTTCGCCGCCACCGTCGCGTCGCTGCGCGACGCGTTCGGGACGCAGGTCGTCGCCGTCCAAGTGCCCATCGGTAGCGAGCACCAACTCAAGGGTCTCGTCGATCTGCTGAGCATGAAGGCCTACACGTACGACGGCGGCAAGGCCACCGTCGGCGACATCCCGGCCGATCTCGCCGACGCCGTCGCCGAGGCTCGTGCCCTTCTCGTCGAGGCGGTCGCCGAAACCGACGACGAACTGCTCGAGAAGTTCTTCGCCGAAGAGGAGATCACCGACACCGAGTTCACGGCGGCGTTCACGGCGGCGGTCGCTCAAGCCAAGCTCTTCCCGGTGGCCGCCGGTGTGGCTACCGATCTCACCGGCTGCGATCTGCTTCTCGACTTGCTCGCTCTGTCGCCCGCCCCCGACGCCGTGCCGGCGCCGGTGGCGCTCGACGGCCAGGGGGCGGAGATCGAGCTCGCCTGCGATCCGTCCAAGCCCATGGTCGCGTTTGTCTTCAAGACCATGGCCGACCAATTCAGCGGTCGCATCAATGTCTTCCGCGTCTTCCAGGGCACCATGAAGAGCGACACCGGCATTCTCGCCGGCGAAGACGGTCACAAGGAGCGCATCGGACAGCTGCTCAAGAACCAGGGTAAGGAGACGAAGCCGGTCGACATGCTGGTTGCCGGCGACATCGGCGCCGTCGCGAAACTCAAGTCGGTCGTGACCGGCGACACGCTCACCGCCGAGGGCACGCACGCCTCCTTCCCGGGTATCGAGTTCCCGTCGCCGCTCATGAGCTTCGCCATCGAGGCGAAGACCAAGGGCGACGAAGACAAGGTTATTCAGGCGCTTCGTCGCCTCAGCGAAGAAGACCCAATGATGGACGTCCATCGTGACCCTCAAACTGGCGAGACCATCGTCGCCGGCATGAGTCAGGTGCACGTCGAAGTCATCTGCGATCGCATGAAGCGGCGTTTCGGTGTCGAGGTCAACCTGCACCCGCCGCATGTTCCGTACCGCGAGACCGTCAAGATGGCTGCCAAGGCGCAGGGTCGGCACAAGAAGCAGACCGGTGGTCGCGGCCAGTTCGGCGACACCTGGATCGAGGTCCAGCCGATGCCGCGTGGCGAAGGCTTCGAGTTCGTCGACCATATCGTCGGCGGTGTCATTCCGCGCAACTTCATCCCGGCCGTGGAGAAGGGCGTCATCGACGCGATGAACGAGGGCTTCCTCGCCGGCTATCCCGTCGTGGACGTACGTGTGATCCTCTACGACGGTTCGCATCACCCCGTGGACTCGTCGGAGATGGCCTTCAAGATCGCCGGCTCCATCGGCTTCAAGGCTGCGGCCCAGAAGGCCCAGCCGACGCTTATCGAGCCGATCATGAACGTCGAGGTGACGGTGCCGGACGACTGTGTCGGCGACATCATCGGCGACCTCAACTCCCGTCGCGGTCGCGTGCTCGGTATGACGCCGCGCGGTCACGCGACGGTGGTCGCTGCCGAAGTGCCGCTGGCCGAGATGCTCAGCTACGCGCCCGATCTCACCTCGATGACCGGTGGTCGCGGCGACTATCATATGGAGGTGCTGCGCTACGAAGAGGTACCGGCGCACCTCTCGCAGAAGATCATCGAGCAGGCGAAGCTCGAGAAAGAAGAAGCCCAGAAGAGCTGAGGCCGCGAGAGAACGGCCTATCACGGTAACGGAGGTCCACGTGTCAGACATCGGCACCATGCGCGTCAAGAGCGGGCTCGCCGACATGCTCAAGGGTGGCGTCATCATGGACGTCACAAACGCGGAACAGGCGAAGATCGCCGAGAACGCGGGTGCCTGTGCGGTCATGGCGCTCGAGCGGGTGCCGAGCGACATCCGCGCGCAGGGTGGGGTGGCACGCATGGCCGACCCCACGAAGATCCGCGAGATCCAGGAGGCGGTCACCATTCCCGTGATGGCGAAGGCGCGCATTGGGCACTTCGTCGAGGCACAGGTTCTCGAGTCGCTCGAGGTTGACTACATCGACGAGAGCGAGGTGCTCACTCCGGCCGATGAAGC
It contains:
- the yqeK gene encoding bis(5'-nucleosyl)-tetraphosphatase (symmetrical) YqeK, producing the protein MIDRIAAEELIGQRLSPRRREHSRRVADTAAALARDWGASPAAAYLAGVLHDLWREASATEILEAAVRYGIPVGPIEARRPVGLLHGPVAAAELRGAGLDDEVASAIALHTVGGRGMNVLEKCVYLADLCEPGRTFDGLDEIRALAGVSLDAAVAAAARLTILMLLERGRPVVPAAVELYNEHYVDS
- the fusA gene encoding elongation factor G, translated to MNDPGKIRNIAIVGHRGTGKTSLLEGLLHKAGVVNRLGRVVDGTTVSDYDEDEKRRQLSMSAGLAHLEHDGLTFNLIDTPGDSSFLADTIASLRVVETALVAVNTVLGVEVQTERLWNRAADLGRARILFCNMLDRERADFAATVASLRDAFGTQVVAVQVPIGSEHQLKGLVDLLSMKAYTYDGGKATVGDIPADLADAVAEARALLVEAVAETDDELLEKFFAEEEITDTEFTAAFTAAVAQAKLFPVAAGVATDLTGCDLLLDLLALSPAPDAVPAPVALDGQGAEIELACDPSKPMVAFVFKTMADQFSGRINVFRVFQGTMKSDTGILAGEDGHKERIGQLLKNQGKETKPVDMLVAGDIGAVAKLKSVVTGDTLTAEGTHASFPGIEFPSPLMSFAIEAKTKGDEDKVIQALRRLSEEDPMMDVHRDPQTGETIVAGMSQVHVEVICDRMKRRFGVEVNLHPPHVPYRETVKMAAKAQGRHKKQTGGRGQFGDTWIEVQPMPRGEGFEFVDHIVGGVIPRNFIPAVEKGVIDAMNEGFLAGYPVVDVRVILYDGSHHPVDSSEMAFKIAGSIGFKAAAQKAQPTLIEPIMNVEVTVPDDCVGDIIGDLNSRRGRVLGMTPRGHATVVAAEVPLAEMLSYAPDLTSMTGGRGDYHMEVLRYEEVPAHLSQKIIEQAKLEKEEAQKS
- the rsfS gene encoding ribosome silencing factor — translated: MKKGRELAAAVAALAANKKADDIVVLDMSHAVNYTDFFVIVSGANPRQTRAIAEEIVVKLRPQHRPTRVAGEREGEWILLDYLDVVVHVFTPAARDFYRLETLWGDVPRVEVAIPV
- a CDS encoding LytR C-terminal domain-containing protein, giving the protein MSTPDDPKAWHDDARPDGGAGDDASQIDDLLDDVLREADLPPVAEDDEDRDDESPSVDVAAGDVSRRRRVPNLKAPPGMRSDRLRRRKRSTTERRQVYILYVLAAAVAFAAVLGAWWLGSRLFHDSEIERAAGHLTLLTLTESDKPVAAALMVKSSTSGQYTLYVIPRELLLQGPNGEYIFAEDSMATGNIQEDVERAIGVPVDGAYSLALDSLQKLAATDVLQVNLIRPVTVIRNGTQRTYDDRMVIVADEIPELFETSGSGGYDSTTIQEGLWGAVAAAAAARPAEERALDITALSSAAQGSTDRWYLTDALTGLTAGEATVVRFPSRSRVAEGQFAFLPDAEGVMADIRRQGTVFSSQFNVIVRNGTGEVGIGEAVVERLASLNVNLPAPTNADRFDYKKTRIMAGSGALTVAEDVRAILRRGAVLNGADVPANTVIVVVGGDLSLDDLQSEDDQ
- the dinB gene encoding DNA polymerase IV, with the translated sequence MFATDRSILHLDMDAFFASVEQARRPELRGLPVIVGGERGARGVVSASSYEARAFGVHSAMPMVQADRLCPHGVFLPVDMKAYLAVHDAIVELLGMYTDLVEVASIDEAYLDVTGSRRLFGPPRTIALRIQEQIYDAHGLTCSIGLGPTKLLAKLAAGLNKPAGVGELTAADVHGRLRDLPVGEVCGIGPVTQERLAALGLTTVGMLQDMPFPLLAAAFGSGAHGLRQLALGRGFSPVRSQRPLPKSVSHETTFRDDVNDLELLRATLLSLTERVAADLRRKRLAARTVALKVRFSTFHTVGRRRTLLRSTAAPRSLHETAMVLLDELNIGAHRVRLVGISVGNLSHDAFQLTLDDSWREAALNEAVDQVRSRYGFKALALAGGALARDRLRQTDAAAAAELGVEPLC